Proteins from a single region of Shinella zoogloeoides:
- a CDS encoding LysR family transcriptional regulator, giving the protein MAFTFRQLQYFVAVAEQGSVTRAAQNLSISQSSITEAIKELESDLGVELFERHPRGLTTTHNGHQFLRHATKILANVSDARSSFSDNRAPEKGQLNLGVTSLVAGYVLSDLLSRYRRAFPGIDVSAIEDNGSYLEHLLVGGELDVAVMVISNLRDRMALQAEIIETSPYRLWLPIGHPLVSADIISVSDIAKEPLIMLTVDEIEENTGKLLSALGARPHVAFRTRSVEAVRSLVATGAGIALLPDLVYRPWSLEGDRIESRDVSGALPVVQIGMVWRKGSGLPQAARDFVGLAEALRSGRGR; this is encoded by the coding sequence ATGGCTTTCACCTTCCGGCAATTGCAATATTTCGTCGCCGTCGCGGAACAAGGCTCCGTGACGCGGGCGGCGCAGAACCTGTCGATCTCGCAATCCTCGATCACCGAGGCGATCAAGGAACTCGAATCCGATCTCGGCGTCGAGCTTTTCGAGCGCCATCCGCGCGGGCTGACGACGACGCATAACGGCCATCAGTTCCTGCGCCACGCGACCAAAATCCTCGCCAATGTCTCGGACGCCCGCAGCTCCTTCTCCGACAACCGCGCGCCGGAAAAGGGCCAGCTCAATCTCGGCGTTACCTCGCTGGTCGCCGGCTACGTGCTGTCGGACCTGCTTTCGCGTTACCGCCGCGCCTTTCCCGGCATCGATGTCAGCGCCATCGAGGACAACGGCTCCTATCTGGAGCACCTGCTCGTCGGCGGGGAGTTGGATGTCGCGGTCATGGTCATCTCCAACCTGCGCGACCGCATGGCGCTGCAGGCGGAGATCATCGAAACCTCGCCCTACCGGCTGTGGCTTCCCATCGGGCATCCGCTCGTCTCGGCCGACATCATCTCCGTCAGCGATATCGCCAAGGAGCCGCTGATCATGCTGACGGTGGACGAAATCGAGGAGAACACCGGCAAGCTGCTGAGCGCCCTTGGCGCACGGCCGCATGTCGCCTTCCGCACCCGTTCCGTGGAAGCGGTGCGCAGCCTCGTGGCGACGGGCGCGGGCATCGCGCTCCTGCCCGACCTCGTCTACCGCCCCTGGTCGCTGGAAGGCGACCGCATCGAAAGCCGCGACGTCTCCGGCGCGCTGCCGGTGGTGCAGATTGGCATGGTCTGGCGAAAAGGCTCCGGCCTGCCGCAGGCCGCGCGCGATTTCGTGGGGCTGGCGGAAGCGCTCAGAAGCGGCCGGGGACGGTAG
- a CDS encoding ACT domain-containing protein — translation MSGVTDLDELLATMEPALVAGRFVYASVPASQIAAYLARGPIGLFREEEGVTLILPAEAAEGLSASGPMRMITLTVHSSLEAVGLTAAFATALTKAGISANVVAGFHHDHIFVPERDAERALETLRALSRTARDKGEA, via the coding sequence ATGAGCGGCGTCACCGATCTCGATGAACTGCTGGCGACAATGGAGCCGGCGCTGGTGGCGGGCCGTTTCGTCTATGCGAGCGTGCCGGCCTCTCAGATCGCGGCGTATCTTGCGCGCGGCCCCATCGGCCTCTTCCGGGAGGAGGAGGGCGTGACGCTGATCCTGCCGGCCGAGGCTGCGGAAGGGCTTTCCGCCAGCGGGCCGATGCGCATGATCACGCTCACCGTGCATTCCTCGCTGGAGGCGGTGGGGCTGACGGCGGCCTTCGCCACGGCTTTGACCAAGGCGGGCATCAGCGCCAATGTGGTTGCCGGCTTCCATCACGACCATATATTCGTGCCTGAGCGGGACGCCGAACGGGCGCTCGAAACGCTGCGGGCGCTGTCCCGCACGGCGCGCGACAAGGGAGAAGCATGA
- a CDS encoding ABC transporter ATP-binding protein: MTAVLFQQVSRHFGAVRAVDSVDLAIAEGEFFAMLGPSGSGKTTCLRLMAGFEQPTSGHIEIFGETAEGVPPYRRAVNTVFQDYALFPHLSILENVAYGLMVKGVGKAERLKAAEEALAMVKLPGYGTRRPGQLSGGQRQRVALARALVNRPRVLLLDEPLGALDLKLREQMQEELKSLQKSLGITFVFVTHDQGEALSMADRIAVFSDGKIQQLGTPEEVYKRPKTRFVADFVGSSNVLPPDFVDGLGYGRHYASLRPEDIALGEAPGRKQFSGRVTAASFLGAANRVTVEANGARVAAMLPASITVPAEGETVTLSFLPQDLHTMDGAQ, from the coding sequence ATGACCGCCGTCCTGTTCCAGCAAGTATCCCGCCACTTCGGGGCCGTGCGCGCCGTCGACAGCGTGGATCTCGCCATCGCCGAGGGCGAGTTCTTCGCCATGCTCGGCCCGTCCGGCTCCGGCAAGACGACCTGCCTGCGCCTCATGGCCGGCTTCGAGCAGCCGACCTCCGGCCATATCGAGATCTTCGGCGAGACGGCCGAGGGCGTGCCGCCCTACCGGCGCGCCGTCAACACGGTGTTCCAGGACTACGCCCTCTTCCCGCATCTCTCGATCCTCGAAAACGTCGCCTATGGCCTGATGGTCAAGGGCGTCGGCAAGGCGGAGCGCCTGAAGGCTGCGGAAGAGGCACTGGCCATGGTGAAGCTGCCTGGCTACGGCACGCGCCGCCCCGGCCAGCTCTCCGGCGGCCAGCGCCAGCGCGTGGCGCTCGCCCGCGCCCTCGTCAACCGCCCCCGCGTTCTCCTCCTCGACGAACCGCTCGGCGCGCTCGACCTCAAGCTGCGCGAGCAGATGCAGGAAGAGCTGAAATCGCTGCAAAAGTCCCTCGGCATCACCTTCGTCTTCGTCACGCACGACCAGGGCGAGGCGCTGTCGATGGCCGACCGCATCGCCGTCTTCAGCGACGGCAAGATCCAGCAGCTCGGCACGCCGGAAGAGGTCTACAAGCGGCCGAAGACGCGCTTCGTGGCCGATTTCGTCGGCTCCTCCAACGTGCTGCCGCCGGATTTCGTGGATGGTCTCGGCTATGGCAGGCACTATGCCAGCCTGCGCCCCGAGGATATCGCACTCGGCGAAGCGCCCGGCCGCAAGCAATTCTCCGGCCGCGTGACGGCCGCAAGCTTCCTCGGTGCGGCAAACCGCGTGACGGTGGAGGCGAACGGCGCGCGCGTCGCCGCCATGCTGCCGGCCTCCATAACCGTTCCCGCCGAGGGCGAGACCGTCACCCTCTCCTTCCTGCCGCAAGACCTGCACACCATGGACGGCGCCCAATGA
- a CDS encoding alpha/beta hydrolase — protein MTERPMPTEPGILAFHKRCEDFYPADAVDADIVQQRAWYDALCAAFDAPPPAGMVKRDGLVAGRIPVRRYRPARVTSETRLFYIHGGGFVVGSLESHDAICAEISEAAGAELVSVDYRLSPEHVWPAAFDDCWAVLVELLLESHPIVVIGDSAGGNLAAGLALKARDEGLKGITGQALVYPGLGGDLVSGSYVEMAEALGLSTADVAYYREVYKAPEAAVHAFPLRAENLAGLPPAFISGAFFDPLRDDARAYAARLVLAGVPVEYREEKQMIHAWLRARFMSEGAKAGFAALCDAVRRMANP, from the coding sequence ATGACCGAACGCCCCATGCCGACCGAGCCGGGCATTCTTGCCTTTCACAAGCGCTGCGAGGACTTCTATCCCGCCGACGCCGTTGATGCCGATATCGTGCAGCAGCGCGCCTGGTACGATGCGCTCTGCGCTGCCTTCGATGCGCCCCCGCCAGCCGGCATGGTCAAGCGGGACGGGCTGGTGGCGGGGCGTATTCCCGTGCGCCGCTATCGCCCGGCGCGGGTGACGAGCGAAACGCGGCTCTTCTATATCCACGGCGGCGGCTTCGTCGTCGGCTCGCTGGAGAGCCACGACGCCATCTGCGCCGAGATTTCCGAAGCGGCCGGGGCGGAACTCGTTTCGGTCGATTATCGGCTTTCGCCGGAGCATGTCTGGCCCGCCGCTTTCGACGATTGCTGGGCGGTGCTGGTGGAGCTTCTGCTGGAAAGCCACCCGATCGTGGTGATCGGCGACAGCGCCGGCGGCAACCTTGCGGCCGGTCTTGCGCTGAAGGCGCGCGACGAGGGGCTGAAGGGGATTACGGGGCAGGCGCTGGTCTATCCCGGCCTCGGCGGCGATCTCGTGTCCGGTTCCTATGTGGAGATGGCCGAGGCCCTTGGCCTTTCGACCGCCGACGTCGCCTATTATCGTGAAGTCTACAAGGCGCCCGAGGCGGCGGTCCATGCCTTTCCGCTGCGTGCGGAAAATCTCGCCGGCCTGCCGCCGGCCTTCATCAGCGGCGCCTTTTTCGATCCGCTGCGCGACGATGCCCGGGCCTATGCGGCGCGGCTGGTGCTGGCCGGCGTGCCGGTGGAATATCGCGAGGAAAAGCAGATGATCCATGCTTGGTTGCGCGCCCGCTTCATGAGCGAGGGAGCGAAGGCAGGCTTTGCGGCGCTCTGCGACGCCGTGCGCCGGATGGCCAATCCATGA
- a CDS encoding ABC transporter ATP-binding protein has translation MPDLLSVRNLKIEATSYPPGEPPKTVTLVEGVNFDVQKGKVLGLIGESGAGKSTIGLTALAYGRGGVRITGGEVKLNGEDLLKLSPAGIRKVRGCKVCYVAQSAAAAFNPAHRLGEQVIEASLKHGVMSRAEAEKRALYLFRVLGLPNPETFGQRYPHQVSGGQLQRAMTAMALCPNPELIIFDEPTTALDVTTQIDVLAAIKHAIEETHTAALYITHDLAVVAQITDDILVLRHGKMVEYGSVKQIIEEPTQDYTRALVNVRGAGRDEAVDQTDTLLKVENVTAGYSNGFKVLQNVSLHLPKGQTLAVVGESGSGKSTLARVITGLLPPQEGTISFDGKPLPRALKGRSNDELRRVQMIYQMADTAMNPRQTVRDIIGRPLTFYYGLRGREKTERVKELLDQIEMGGRFADRYPAELSGGQKQRVAIARALAAKPELILCDEPTSALDPLVAEGILKLLLKLQEETHVSYMFITHDIAIVRAIADSVAVMHRGRLVRFGPKSKVLTPPFDDYTDLLLKSVPEMEIGWLERVLKTRRMESAGN, from the coding sequence ATGCCTGATCTTCTTTCCGTCCGCAATCTCAAGATCGAGGCGACGAGCTACCCGCCCGGCGAGCCGCCGAAAACCGTGACGCTCGTCGAGGGCGTAAACTTCGACGTGCAGAAGGGCAAGGTACTCGGTCTCATCGGCGAATCCGGCGCCGGCAAATCCACCATCGGCCTCACCGCGCTCGCCTATGGACGCGGCGGGGTGCGCATCACCGGCGGCGAGGTGAAGCTGAACGGCGAGGACCTGCTGAAGCTTTCGCCTGCCGGCATCCGCAAGGTGCGCGGCTGCAAGGTCTGCTACGTCGCCCAGTCTGCGGCCGCCGCCTTCAACCCCGCGCACCGGCTTGGCGAACAGGTAATCGAAGCCTCGCTGAAACACGGCGTCATGAGCCGTGCGGAAGCGGAAAAGCGTGCGCTCTACCTCTTCAGGGTGCTCGGCCTGCCCAACCCGGAAACCTTCGGCCAGCGCTATCCGCACCAGGTCTCCGGCGGCCAGCTCCAGCGCGCCATGACCGCCATGGCGCTCTGCCCCAATCCCGAGCTGATCATCTTCGACGAGCCGACCACCGCGCTCGACGTGACGACGCAGATCGACGTGCTCGCCGCCATCAAGCACGCCATCGAGGAAACCCACACGGCCGCGCTCTACATCACCCATGACCTCGCCGTCGTGGCGCAGATCACGGACGATATCCTCGTGCTCCGCCACGGCAAGATGGTGGAATACGGCTCGGTGAAGCAGATCATCGAGGAACCGACGCAGGACTATACCCGCGCCCTCGTCAATGTGCGTGGCGCCGGCCGAGACGAAGCAGTCGACCAGACGGACACGCTCCTGAAGGTGGAGAACGTCACCGCCGGCTATTCCAACGGCTTCAAGGTGTTGCAGAACGTATCTCTGCATCTGCCGAAGGGCCAGACGCTGGCGGTGGTGGGCGAATCTGGCTCGGGCAAATCCACCCTCGCCCGCGTCATCACCGGCCTTCTGCCGCCGCAGGAGGGCACGATCAGCTTCGACGGCAAGCCCTTGCCGCGAGCGCTGAAGGGCCGGTCGAACGACGAGCTTCGCCGCGTCCAGATGATCTACCAGATGGCTGACACCGCGATGAACCCGCGCCAGACGGTGCGCGACATCATCGGCCGCCCCCTCACCTTCTATTATGGCCTGCGCGGCCGGGAGAAGACGGAGCGGGTCAAGGAGCTGCTGGACCAGATCGAGATGGGCGGCCGCTTCGCCGACCGTTACCCGGCCGAGCTTTCCGGCGGCCAGAAGCAGCGCGTCGCCATCGCAAGGGCGCTCGCGGCAAAACCCGAACTCATCCTCTGCGACGAGCCGACCTCCGCGCTCGACCCGCTGGTGGCCGAGGGCATCCTGAAGCTTCTCCTGAAGCTGCAGGAGGAAACGCATGTCTCCTACATGTTCATTACCCACGACATCGCCATCGTCCGCGCGATCGCCGACAGCGTGGCCGTGATGCACCGGGGACGCCTCGTGCGCTTCGGGCCGAAATCGAAGGTGCTCACGCCGCCCTTCGACGACTATACGGACCTCTTGCTGAAATCCGTTCCCGAAATGGAGATCGGCTGGCTGGAACGGGTGCTCAAGACGCGGCGCATGGAGAGCGCCGGGAATTAA
- a CDS encoding ABC transporter substrate-binding protein, with protein MKRLLHSCTALTLSLAFATAAIAQEPLKELGPGEGEVSIVAWAGYIERGETDKAYDWVTDFEKKTSCKVTVKTAATSDEMVALMNEGGFDLVTASGDASLRLVAGKRVQPINTDLIPSWKTIDERLQSAPWHTVNGVHYGTPYLWGPNILMYNTEAFKGEAPKSWKVVFEEMTLPDGKSNKGRVQAYDGPIHIADAAQYLMAHKPELGIKNPYELNEDQYKAALDLLRVQRTLVGRYWHDAMIQIDDFKNEGVVASGSWPFQVNLMQAEKQPIASTFPEEGVTGWSDTTMLHAESQHPNCAYMWMEHSLSAKVQGDAAAWFGAVPSVPAACKGNALLTDEGCKTNGYENFDKIAFWRTPTSKCESQGECVPYHRWVSDYIGVIGGR; from the coding sequence ATGAAGCGACTTCTGCATTCCTGCACCGCGCTTACCCTTTCGCTCGCCTTCGCCACCGCCGCCATCGCCCAGGAGCCGCTGAAGGAACTCGGCCCCGGTGAGGGCGAGGTCTCCATCGTCGCCTGGGCCGGCTATATCGAGCGCGGCGAGACGGACAAGGCCTATGACTGGGTCACCGATTTCGAAAAGAAGACGAGCTGCAAGGTGACGGTGAAGACCGCCGCGACCTCGGACGAAATGGTCGCGCTGATGAACGAAGGCGGCTTCGACCTCGTCACCGCCTCGGGCGATGCCTCGCTCCGCCTCGTCGCCGGCAAGCGCGTGCAGCCGATCAACACCGACCTCATCCCGAGCTGGAAGACCATCGACGAGCGCCTGCAGAGCGCGCCCTGGCATACGGTGAACGGCGTTCACTACGGCACGCCCTATCTCTGGGGCCCCAATATCCTGATGTACAACACGGAAGCCTTCAAGGGTGAGGCGCCGAAGAGCTGGAAGGTCGTCTTCGAGGAGATGACGCTGCCGGACGGCAAGTCCAACAAGGGCCGCGTGCAGGCCTATGACGGCCCGATCCACATCGCGGACGCCGCCCAGTACCTGATGGCGCACAAGCCGGAACTCGGCATCAAGAACCCCTACGAACTCAACGAAGACCAGTACAAGGCCGCGCTCGACCTCCTGCGCGTCCAGCGCACGCTCGTCGGCCGCTACTGGCACGACGCCATGATCCAGATCGACGACTTCAAGAACGAAGGCGTCGTCGCCTCCGGCTCCTGGCCGTTCCAGGTCAACCTGATGCAGGCGGAAAAGCAGCCGATCGCCTCGACCTTCCCGGAAGAGGGCGTGACGGGCTGGTCGGACACGACCATGCTGCATGCCGAAAGCCAGCATCCGAACTGCGCCTATATGTGGATGGAGCACTCGCTATCCGCCAAGGTACAGGGTGACGCAGCCGCCTGGTTCGGCGCGGTTCCCTCCGTCCCGGCCGCCTGCAAGGGCAACGCGCTCCTGACCGACGAAGGCTGCAAGACCAACGGCTACGAGAATTTCGACAAGATCGCCTTCTGGCGCACGCCGACGAGCAAGTGCGAAAGCCAGGGCGAGTGCGTGCCGTATCACCGCTGGGTCTCCGATTATATCGGCGTCATCGGCGGGCGCTGA
- a CDS encoding PAAR domain-containing protein has product MMKFQPFSVVVLALGLAAATPSLSRAEGAPAPIPSCAMSGSKSVFIGGAPALRLSDVVNCPPELYEIVPSVMIEGQPMVKFRSGVGEKGNCTARGEETVSVEGESASRLGDVTCRQN; this is encoded by the coding sequence ATGATGAAATTCCAGCCGTTTTCAGTCGTCGTTCTGGCTCTCGGTCTTGCGGCGGCCACGCCGTCGCTCTCCCGCGCCGAGGGTGCACCCGCGCCGATCCCCTCCTGCGCCATGTCCGGCTCCAAGAGCGTCTTCATCGGCGGCGCGCCGGCGCTACGCCTTTCCGACGTGGTGAACTGCCCGCCGGAGCTTTACGAGATCGTGCCGAGCGTGATGATCGAGGGCCAGCCCATGGTGAAGTTCCGCAGCGGCGTCGGCGAGAAGGGCAATTGCACGGCGCGCGGCGAGGAGACGGTGAGTGTCGAGGGGGAATCGGCCAGCCGGCTCGGGGATGTGACCTGCAGGCAGAATTGA